A genomic stretch from Falco naumanni isolate bFalNau1 chromosome 6, bFalNau1.pat, whole genome shotgun sequence includes:
- the LOC121089791 gene encoding plasminogen-like isoform X2, with protein sequence MGISRAAFLFLFLLSSVKGDILDDYLRTDGVWLLTRNKQVYNTNNEKECAEKCEAERNFNCRAFLFTRKKLQCLTLAENTKMTVTFDSVDVVLYEKKIIHLKNTPMQGWKKTTAEILMGMNVDPGVTQQILLPDLITVTSQSVRARSRTLEKNLQWNACSVMVKTTMENFPEQSLGFSASTGMPKSLICMDLPQNTMHLPVSGLGSQCLSGKGENYRGRIAVTESGKACQPWNTQFPHKHGWIPDRYPCKGLEENYCRNPDGEKRPWCYTINGNVRWEYCAIPHCDGPEQGIADVPVQVPLPEECYQGRGQSYRGTASITASGKKCQAWNSMFPHRHEKTPDRFPDADLRDNYCRNPDGDESPWCFTTDPNVTWEYCNLKRCDDHTQKPAPNDPPATTAQNSDLSTPTTSDCINGNGKDYRGTVAKTARGRTCQEWSSQKPHSHKYFTPVTHPGAGLDKNFCRNPDGDVNGVWCFTTDPEKKWEYCEIPRCSSSEHDCGKVSTRSERACAQYIMCNASPGSWPWHISLRMSNNMHHCAGTLIHPQWVLTAAQCLQRPTEPSAYRVFLGIQNLIASEPSLQIRSVQKVLKEPSGADIALLKLNSPVTINDHVKPVCLPETSLMVGRNAVCFLTAWGKKRGTDTDNRLKDVEFPVLENRICNRPEFLNGSVKNNEFCGGFTFGSIGNCEAEAGGPLVCKDKDRFVQYGVTSWGLDCTQPSKPVFVRIPSFVSWIKNAMAAH encoded by the exons TGAAAGGAGATATACTGGATGACTATTTAAGAACAGATGGTGTTTGGCTACTTACTCGAAATAAACAGGTTTACaatacaaataatgaaaaagaatgtgCAGAGAAatgtgaagcagaaagaaattttaattgcaG GGCTTTCCTATTCACCAGGAAAAAGCTACAGTGTTTAACACTGGCTGAAAACACCAAAATGACAGTGACATTTGACAGCGTGGATGTAGTTCTTTATGAGAAGAAAA TCATACACCTGAAAAACACCCCAATGCAGGGTTGGAAGAAAACTACTGCAGAAATCCTGATGGGGATGAACGTGGACCCTGGTGTTACACAACAGATCCTGCTACCAGATTTGATTACTGTAACATCCCAGAGTGTGAGGGCCAGGTCACGTACACTGGAGAAG AACCTACAGTGGAATGCATGCAGTGTAATGGTGAAGACTACCATGGAGAATTTTCCAGAACAGAGTCTGGGCTTCAGTGCCAGCACTGGGATGCCCAAGAGCCTCATATGCATGGATTTACCCCAAAACA CTATGCACCTACCAGTCTCTGGCCTGGGTTCCCAGTGTCTttcagggaaaggagaaaactaTCGAGGCAGGATAGCCGTCACCGAATCAGGAAAAGCCTGCCAACCCTGGAACACACAGTTTCCTCACAAACATGGTTGGATTCCTGACAGATATCCCTGCAA gGGCTTAGAGGAAAACTACTGTAGAAACCCTGATGGAGAGAAAAGGCCTTGGTGCTACACCATCAACGGCAACGTTCGGTGGGAATATTGTGCCATTCCCCACTGTGATGGGCCAGAACAAGGGATTGCTG aTGTGCCTGTGCAGGTTCCCCTGCCAGAGGAGTGCTACCAAGGCAGAGGCCAGAGTTATCGTGGCACAGCTTCCATCActgcatcaggaaaaaaatgccaggcCTGGAACTCCATGTTCCCACACAGGCATGAAAAAACCCCGGACAGATTCCCAGATGC GGATTTGAGAGACAACTATTGTAGAAACCCAGATGGTGATGAAAGCCCATGGTGTTTCACCACGGACCCCAACGTAACATGGGAGTACTGCAATCTCAAGAGGTGTGATGATCATACACAAAAGCCAGCACCAAATGATCCCCCTGCAACAACAGCACAAAACAGTGACCTGTCTACTCCCACCACATCTG ACTGCATTAACGGTAATGGTAAAGACTACCGTGGCACAGTAGCAAAAACTGCAAGAGGCAGAACTTGTCAAGAGTGGAGTTCTCAGAAACCTCATAGCCACAAATATTTCACTCCCGTGACTCATCCAGGAGCAGGCCTggataaaaat TTTTGCAGGAATCCTGATGGAGATGTAAATGGTGTTTGGTGCTTCACAAcagacccagaaaaaaaatgggagtaCTGTGAAATCCCACGCTGCT CTTCTTCTGAACATGACTGTGGAAAAGTCTCAACAAGGAGTGAGCGAGCCTGTGCACAATATATCATGTGCAACGCATCTCCAGGGTCTTGGCCTTGGCACATCAGCCTCAGGATGAG TAACAACATGCACCATTGTGCTGGCACTCTGATACACCCACAGTGGGTCCTCACTGCAGCTCAGTGCTTGCAACG GCCAACAGAGCCTTCTGCCTACAGGGTGTTTCTTGGGATACAGAATCTCATTGCATCAGAGCCATCCCTGCAAATACGAAGTGTTCAGAAAGTATTAAAGGAACCGAGTGGAGCAGACATTGCTTTGCTGAAGTTGAACAG tcctGTGACAATTAATGACCATGTAAAACCAGTTTGTCTGCCTGAAACCAGTCTGATGGTAGGAAGAAATGCAGTATGCTTTCTAactgcctggggaaaaaaaagag GTACCGATACAGACAACAGATTAAAAGATGTTGAATTCCCTGTGCTTGAAAACAGAATATGTAATCGCCCTGAATTTCTGAATGGAAGTgtcaaaaataatgaattttgtGGTGGATTTACTTTTGGAAGCATAGGTAACTGTGAG GCTGAAGCTGGAGGGCCTCTGGTCTGCAAAGATAAGGACAGATTTGTCCAATATGGAGTCACCTCTTGGGGACTGGACTGTACCCAACCATCAAAGCCTGTTTTTGTCAGAATTCCTAGTTTTGTTTCCTGGATCAAGAATGCAATGGCAGCCCACTGA
- the LOC121089791 gene encoding plasminogen-like isoform X1 yields MGISRAAFLFLFLLSSVKGDILDDYLRTDGVWLLTRNKQVYNTNNEKECAEKCEAERNFNCRAFLFTRKKLQCLTLAENTKMTVTFDSVDVVLYEKKIYLLQCKRGIGKDYRGMEAKTRRGIPCQKWAEKTPHNPNHTPEKHPNAGLEENYCRNPDGDERGPWCYTTDPATRFDYCNIPECEGQVTYTGEEPTVECMQCNGEDYHGEFSRTESGLQCQHWDAQEPHMHGFTPKHFPEKDLKMNYCRNPDGELRPWCFTTSPTKRWEYCNIPRCTMHLPVSGLGSQCLSGKGENYRGRIAVTESGKACQPWNTQFPHKHGWIPDRYPCKGLEENYCRNPDGEKRPWCYTINGNVRWEYCAIPHCDGPEQGIADVPVQVPLPEECYQGRGQSYRGTASITASGKKCQAWNSMFPHRHEKTPDRFPDADLRDNYCRNPDGDESPWCFTTDPNVTWEYCNLKRCDDHTQKPAPNDPPATTAQNSDLSTPTTSDCINGNGKDYRGTVAKTARGRTCQEWSSQKPHSHKYFTPVTHPGAGLDKNFCRNPDGDVNGVWCFTTDPEKKWEYCEIPRCSSSEHDCGKVSTRSERACAQYIMCNASPGSWPWHISLRMSNNMHHCAGTLIHPQWVLTAAQCLQRPTEPSAYRVFLGIQNLIASEPSLQIRSVQKVLKEPSGADIALLKLNSPVTINDHVKPVCLPETSLMVGRNAVCFLTAWGKKRGTDTDNRLKDVEFPVLENRICNRPEFLNGSVKNNEFCGGFTFGSIGNCEAEAGGPLVCKDKDRFVQYGVTSWGLDCTQPSKPVFVRIPSFVSWIKNAMAAH; encoded by the exons TGAAAGGAGATATACTGGATGACTATTTAAGAACAGATGGTGTTTGGCTACTTACTCGAAATAAACAGGTTTACaatacaaataatgaaaaagaatgtgCAGAGAAatgtgaagcagaaagaaattttaattgcaG GGCTTTCCTATTCACCAGGAAAAAGCTACAGTGTTTAACACTGGCTGAAAACACCAAAATGACAGTGACATTTGACAGCGTGGATGTAGTTCTTTATGAGAAGAAAA TTTACCTTCTACAGTGTAAAAGAGGGATTGGGAAGGACTACAGAGGAATGGAAGCTAAAACTCGGAGGGGTATTCCATGCCAGAAGTGGgcagaaaaaacaccccacaaccCAAA TCATACACCTGAAAAACACCCCAATGCAGGGTTGGAAGAAAACTACTGCAGAAATCCTGATGGGGATGAACGTGGACCCTGGTGTTACACAACAGATCCTGCTACCAGATTTGATTACTGTAACATCCCAGAGTGTGAGGGCCAGGTCACGTACACTGGAGAAG AACCTACAGTGGAATGCATGCAGTGTAATGGTGAAGACTACCATGGAGAATTTTCCAGAACAGAGTCTGGGCTTCAGTGCCAGCACTGGGATGCCCAAGAGCCTCATATGCATGGATTTACCCCAAAACA CTTTCCAGAGAAGGACTTGAAGATGAATTATTGCCGTAATCCTGATGGTGAACTTCGGCCCTGGTGTTTCACTACCAGCCCTACTAAACGCTGGGAATATTGCAATATTCCTCGTTGCA CTATGCACCTACCAGTCTCTGGCCTGGGTTCCCAGTGTCTttcagggaaaggagaaaactaTCGAGGCAGGATAGCCGTCACCGAATCAGGAAAAGCCTGCCAACCCTGGAACACACAGTTTCCTCACAAACATGGTTGGATTCCTGACAGATATCCCTGCAA gGGCTTAGAGGAAAACTACTGTAGAAACCCTGATGGAGAGAAAAGGCCTTGGTGCTACACCATCAACGGCAACGTTCGGTGGGAATATTGTGCCATTCCCCACTGTGATGGGCCAGAACAAGGGATTGCTG aTGTGCCTGTGCAGGTTCCCCTGCCAGAGGAGTGCTACCAAGGCAGAGGCCAGAGTTATCGTGGCACAGCTTCCATCActgcatcaggaaaaaaatgccaggcCTGGAACTCCATGTTCCCACACAGGCATGAAAAAACCCCGGACAGATTCCCAGATGC GGATTTGAGAGACAACTATTGTAGAAACCCAGATGGTGATGAAAGCCCATGGTGTTTCACCACGGACCCCAACGTAACATGGGAGTACTGCAATCTCAAGAGGTGTGATGATCATACACAAAAGCCAGCACCAAATGATCCCCCTGCAACAACAGCACAAAACAGTGACCTGTCTACTCCCACCACATCTG ACTGCATTAACGGTAATGGTAAAGACTACCGTGGCACAGTAGCAAAAACTGCAAGAGGCAGAACTTGTCAAGAGTGGAGTTCTCAGAAACCTCATAGCCACAAATATTTCACTCCCGTGACTCATCCAGGAGCAGGCCTggataaaaat TTTTGCAGGAATCCTGATGGAGATGTAAATGGTGTTTGGTGCTTCACAAcagacccagaaaaaaaatgggagtaCTGTGAAATCCCACGCTGCT CTTCTTCTGAACATGACTGTGGAAAAGTCTCAACAAGGAGTGAGCGAGCCTGTGCACAATATATCATGTGCAACGCATCTCCAGGGTCTTGGCCTTGGCACATCAGCCTCAGGATGAG TAACAACATGCACCATTGTGCTGGCACTCTGATACACCCACAGTGGGTCCTCACTGCAGCTCAGTGCTTGCAACG GCCAACAGAGCCTTCTGCCTACAGGGTGTTTCTTGGGATACAGAATCTCATTGCATCAGAGCCATCCCTGCAAATACGAAGTGTTCAGAAAGTATTAAAGGAACCGAGTGGAGCAGACATTGCTTTGCTGAAGTTGAACAG tcctGTGACAATTAATGACCATGTAAAACCAGTTTGTCTGCCTGAAACCAGTCTGATGGTAGGAAGAAATGCAGTATGCTTTCTAactgcctggggaaaaaaaagag GTACCGATACAGACAACAGATTAAAAGATGTTGAATTCCCTGTGCTTGAAAACAGAATATGTAATCGCCCTGAATTTCTGAATGGAAGTgtcaaaaataatgaattttgtGGTGGATTTACTTTTGGAAGCATAGGTAACTGTGAG GCTGAAGCTGGAGGGCCTCTGGTCTGCAAAGATAAGGACAGATTTGTCCAATATGGAGTCACCTCTTGGGGACTGGACTGTACCCAACCATCAAAGCCTGTTTTTGTCAGAATTCCTAGTTTTGTTTCCTGGATCAAGAATGCAATGGCAGCCCACTGA
- the LOC121089791 gene encoding plasminogen-like isoform X3, with product MGISRAAFLFLFLLSSVKGDILDDYLRTDGVWLLTRNKQVYNTNNEKECAEKCEAERNFNCRAFLFTRKKLQCLTLAENTKMTVTFDSVDVVLYEKKIYLLQCKRGIGKDYRGMEAKTRRGIPCQKWAEKTPHNPNHTPEKHPNAGLEENYCRNPDGDERGPWCYTTDPATRFDYCNIPECEGQVTYTGEEPTVECMQCNGEDYHGEFSRTESGLQCQHWDAQEPHMHGFTPKHFPEKDLKMNYCRNPDGELRPWCFTTSPTKRWEYCNIPRCTMHLPVSGLGSQCLSGKGENYRGRIAVTESGKACQPWNTQFPHKHGWIPDRYPCKGLEENYCRNPDGEKRPWCYTINGNVRWEYCAIPHCDGPEQGIADVPVQVPLPEECYQGRGQSYRGTASITASGKKCQAWNSMFPHRHEKTPDRFPDADLRDNYCRNPDGDESPWCFTTDPNVTWEYCNLKRCDDHTQKPAPNDPPATTAQNSDLSTPTTSDCINGNGKDYRGTVAKTARGRTCQEWSSQKPHSHKYFTPVTHPGAGLDKNFCRNPDGDVNGVWCFTTDPEKKWEYCEIPRCSSSEHDCGKVSTRSERACAQYIMCNASPGSWPWHISLRMSNNMHHCAGTLIHPQWVLTAAQCLQRPTEPSAYRVFLGIQNLIASEPSLQIRSVQKVLKEPSGADIALLKLNSFLHGP from the exons TGAAAGGAGATATACTGGATGACTATTTAAGAACAGATGGTGTTTGGCTACTTACTCGAAATAAACAGGTTTACaatacaaataatgaaaaagaatgtgCAGAGAAatgtgaagcagaaagaaattttaattgcaG GGCTTTCCTATTCACCAGGAAAAAGCTACAGTGTTTAACACTGGCTGAAAACACCAAAATGACAGTGACATTTGACAGCGTGGATGTAGTTCTTTATGAGAAGAAAA TTTACCTTCTACAGTGTAAAAGAGGGATTGGGAAGGACTACAGAGGAATGGAAGCTAAAACTCGGAGGGGTATTCCATGCCAGAAGTGGgcagaaaaaacaccccacaaccCAAA TCATACACCTGAAAAACACCCCAATGCAGGGTTGGAAGAAAACTACTGCAGAAATCCTGATGGGGATGAACGTGGACCCTGGTGTTACACAACAGATCCTGCTACCAGATTTGATTACTGTAACATCCCAGAGTGTGAGGGCCAGGTCACGTACACTGGAGAAG AACCTACAGTGGAATGCATGCAGTGTAATGGTGAAGACTACCATGGAGAATTTTCCAGAACAGAGTCTGGGCTTCAGTGCCAGCACTGGGATGCCCAAGAGCCTCATATGCATGGATTTACCCCAAAACA CTTTCCAGAGAAGGACTTGAAGATGAATTATTGCCGTAATCCTGATGGTGAACTTCGGCCCTGGTGTTTCACTACCAGCCCTACTAAACGCTGGGAATATTGCAATATTCCTCGTTGCA CTATGCACCTACCAGTCTCTGGCCTGGGTTCCCAGTGTCTttcagggaaaggagaaaactaTCGAGGCAGGATAGCCGTCACCGAATCAGGAAAAGCCTGCCAACCCTGGAACACACAGTTTCCTCACAAACATGGTTGGATTCCTGACAGATATCCCTGCAA gGGCTTAGAGGAAAACTACTGTAGAAACCCTGATGGAGAGAAAAGGCCTTGGTGCTACACCATCAACGGCAACGTTCGGTGGGAATATTGTGCCATTCCCCACTGTGATGGGCCAGAACAAGGGATTGCTG aTGTGCCTGTGCAGGTTCCCCTGCCAGAGGAGTGCTACCAAGGCAGAGGCCAGAGTTATCGTGGCACAGCTTCCATCActgcatcaggaaaaaaatgccaggcCTGGAACTCCATGTTCCCACACAGGCATGAAAAAACCCCGGACAGATTCCCAGATGC GGATTTGAGAGACAACTATTGTAGAAACCCAGATGGTGATGAAAGCCCATGGTGTTTCACCACGGACCCCAACGTAACATGGGAGTACTGCAATCTCAAGAGGTGTGATGATCATACACAAAAGCCAGCACCAAATGATCCCCCTGCAACAACAGCACAAAACAGTGACCTGTCTACTCCCACCACATCTG ACTGCATTAACGGTAATGGTAAAGACTACCGTGGCACAGTAGCAAAAACTGCAAGAGGCAGAACTTGTCAAGAGTGGAGTTCTCAGAAACCTCATAGCCACAAATATTTCACTCCCGTGACTCATCCAGGAGCAGGCCTggataaaaat TTTTGCAGGAATCCTGATGGAGATGTAAATGGTGTTTGGTGCTTCACAAcagacccagaaaaaaaatgggagtaCTGTGAAATCCCACGCTGCT CTTCTTCTGAACATGACTGTGGAAAAGTCTCAACAAGGAGTGAGCGAGCCTGTGCACAATATATCATGTGCAACGCATCTCCAGGGTCTTGGCCTTGGCACATCAGCCTCAGGATGAG TAACAACATGCACCATTGTGCTGGCACTCTGATACACCCACAGTGGGTCCTCACTGCAGCTCAGTGCTTGCAACG GCCAACAGAGCCTTCTGCCTACAGGGTGTTTCTTGGGATACAGAATCTCATTGCATCAGAGCCATCCCTGCAAATACGAAGTGTTCAGAAAGTATTAAAGGAACCGAGTGGAGCAGACATTGCTTTGCTGAAGTTGAACAG CTTTCTTCATGGACCTTAG
- the LOC121089791 gene encoding plasminogen-like isoform X4, whose protein sequence is MRRKFTFYSVKEGLGRTTEEWKLKLGGVFHARSGQKKHPTTQIIHLKNTPMQGWKKTTAEILMGMNVDPGVTQQILLPDLITVTSQSVRARSRTLEKNLQWNACSVMVKTTMENFPEQSLGFSASTGMPKSLICMDLPQNTMHLPVSGLGSQCLSGKGENYRGRIAVTESGKACQPWNTQFPHKHGWIPDRYPCKGLEENYCRNPDGEKRPWCYTINGNVRWEYCAIPHCDGPEQGIADVPVQVPLPEECYQGRGQSYRGTASITASGKKCQAWNSMFPHRHEKTPDRFPDADLRDNYCRNPDGDESPWCFTTDPNVTWEYCNLKRCDDHTQKPAPNDPPATTAQNSDLSTPTTSDCINGNGKDYRGTVAKTARGRTCQEWSSQKPHSHKYFTPVTHPGAGLDKNFCRNPDGDVNGVWCFTTDPEKKWEYCEIPRCSSSEHDCGKVSTRSERACAQYIMCNASPGSWPWHISLRMSNNMHHCAGTLIHPQWVLTAAQCLQRPTEPSAYRVFLGIQNLIASEPSLQIRSVQKVLKEPSGADIALLKLNSPVTINDHVKPVCLPETSLMVGRNAVCFLTAWGKKRGTDTDNRLKDVEFPVLENRICNRPEFLNGSVKNNEFCGGFTFGSIGNCEAEAGGPLVCKDKDRFVQYGVTSWGLDCTQPSKPVFVRIPSFVSWIKNAMAAH, encoded by the exons ATGAGAAGAAAA TTTACCTTCTACAGTGTAAAAGAGGGATTGGGAAGGACTACAGAGGAATGGAAGCTAAAACTCGGAGGGGTATTCCATGCCAGAAGTGGgcagaaaaaacaccccacaaccCAAA TCATACACCTGAAAAACACCCCAATGCAGGGTTGGAAGAAAACTACTGCAGAAATCCTGATGGGGATGAACGTGGACCCTGGTGTTACACAACAGATCCTGCTACCAGATTTGATTACTGTAACATCCCAGAGTGTGAGGGCCAGGTCACGTACACTGGAGAAG AACCTACAGTGGAATGCATGCAGTGTAATGGTGAAGACTACCATGGAGAATTTTCCAGAACAGAGTCTGGGCTTCAGTGCCAGCACTGGGATGCCCAAGAGCCTCATATGCATGGATTTACCCCAAAACA CTATGCACCTACCAGTCTCTGGCCTGGGTTCCCAGTGTCTttcagggaaaggagaaaactaTCGAGGCAGGATAGCCGTCACCGAATCAGGAAAAGCCTGCCAACCCTGGAACACACAGTTTCCTCACAAACATGGTTGGATTCCTGACAGATATCCCTGCAA gGGCTTAGAGGAAAACTACTGTAGAAACCCTGATGGAGAGAAAAGGCCTTGGTGCTACACCATCAACGGCAACGTTCGGTGGGAATATTGTGCCATTCCCCACTGTGATGGGCCAGAACAAGGGATTGCTG aTGTGCCTGTGCAGGTTCCCCTGCCAGAGGAGTGCTACCAAGGCAGAGGCCAGAGTTATCGTGGCACAGCTTCCATCActgcatcaggaaaaaaatgccaggcCTGGAACTCCATGTTCCCACACAGGCATGAAAAAACCCCGGACAGATTCCCAGATGC GGATTTGAGAGACAACTATTGTAGAAACCCAGATGGTGATGAAAGCCCATGGTGTTTCACCACGGACCCCAACGTAACATGGGAGTACTGCAATCTCAAGAGGTGTGATGATCATACACAAAAGCCAGCACCAAATGATCCCCCTGCAACAACAGCACAAAACAGTGACCTGTCTACTCCCACCACATCTG ACTGCATTAACGGTAATGGTAAAGACTACCGTGGCACAGTAGCAAAAACTGCAAGAGGCAGAACTTGTCAAGAGTGGAGTTCTCAGAAACCTCATAGCCACAAATATTTCACTCCCGTGACTCATCCAGGAGCAGGCCTggataaaaat TTTTGCAGGAATCCTGATGGAGATGTAAATGGTGTTTGGTGCTTCACAAcagacccagaaaaaaaatgggagtaCTGTGAAATCCCACGCTGCT CTTCTTCTGAACATGACTGTGGAAAAGTCTCAACAAGGAGTGAGCGAGCCTGTGCACAATATATCATGTGCAACGCATCTCCAGGGTCTTGGCCTTGGCACATCAGCCTCAGGATGAG TAACAACATGCACCATTGTGCTGGCACTCTGATACACCCACAGTGGGTCCTCACTGCAGCTCAGTGCTTGCAACG GCCAACAGAGCCTTCTGCCTACAGGGTGTTTCTTGGGATACAGAATCTCATTGCATCAGAGCCATCCCTGCAAATACGAAGTGTTCAGAAAGTATTAAAGGAACCGAGTGGAGCAGACATTGCTTTGCTGAAGTTGAACAG tcctGTGACAATTAATGACCATGTAAAACCAGTTTGTCTGCCTGAAACCAGTCTGATGGTAGGAAGAAATGCAGTATGCTTTCTAactgcctggggaaaaaaaagag GTACCGATACAGACAACAGATTAAAAGATGTTGAATTCCCTGTGCTTGAAAACAGAATATGTAATCGCCCTGAATTTCTGAATGGAAGTgtcaaaaataatgaattttgtGGTGGATTTACTTTTGGAAGCATAGGTAACTGTGAG GCTGAAGCTGGAGGGCCTCTGGTCTGCAAAGATAAGGACAGATTTGTCCAATATGGAGTCACCTCTTGGGGACTGGACTGTACCCAACCATCAAAGCCTGTTTTTGTCAGAATTCCTAGTTTTGTTTCCTGGATCAAGAATGCAATGGCAGCCCACTGA